One genomic window of Cryptomeria japonica unplaced genomic scaffold, Sugi_1.0 HiC_scaffold_244, whole genome shotgun sequence includes the following:
- the LOC131046700 gene encoding cellulose synthase-like protein E6, whose protein sequence is MESTDSPLYTTVEKPVAKINRIYACVYFGAILGLVYYRIQYMPSEGYVPWILIFCAELGFAFMWVIESSCRWWLVDRVTYLERLSKRFERELPPIDVFICTADPLKEPPLDVSNTVLSTLAFNYPVERLTCYVSDDGGSPLTFYALLEASRFAKSWVPFCHKYSIQQRCPEAYFSECYDNESDNLSFVTEWESVKKMYEEMKYCINSIVERGTVPAQKCKEHEGFKEWNPGMTSRDHPSIVQVLLERGKDIDIEGNDLPSLVYVSREKRPGHPHNFKAGALNVLIRVSALMSNAPFILTLDCDMYVNNCEALREAMCFFMDSQTGHQFAYVQFPQRFHGITKNDLYASRLSRYYNVFFKGMDGIEGPLYVGTGCVHRRDVLCGSERQQSSSNLIKELINSSILSMEKAVPSKRLDKAKELAKCDYEQNTQWGKKVGMLYDCVVEDVLTGFSIHCRGWKSVLCYPKRDAFLGCAPVNLNDTLIQNKRWATGLLEIFASKFCPLTYGIRHTKIAQNMSCSFFFLWAMYSLPLICYGSVPALSMLSGLSVFPEISDPWVLLFVFLSVSAYAYGALEYICVGGGTFKDWWNEQRMWMIKGVSSYLFALIQVFYKLFGITTLDFEVTSKVFDSEVTKRYEQEIFEFGVASTLFIPFSVIALINFIALIVGIVRAMREGYPAIASMFVQVIVLSFIVLNSCPIYEGMVVRKDKGRMPTSITSFSTLAAVIVCSTASAISWSSSNI, encoded by the exons atggagtcCACAGACTCCCCTCTGTACACCACAGTAGAAAAGCCAGTTGCAAAGATAAACAGAATTTATGCATGTGTATACTTTGGTGCAATTCTAGGGCTTGTATATTATCGCATCCAGTATATGCCAAGTGAAGGATATGTACCATGGATTTTGATATTTTGTGCAGAGCTAGGCTTCGCCTTCATGTGGGTAATAGAGTCGAGCTGCAGATGGTGGCTTGTGGATAGAGTTACATACCTAGAGAGACTTTCTAAAAG GTTTGAGAGGGAGCTACCTCCCATTGATGTATTTATATGCACGGCTGACCCTCTTAAAGAACCTCCACTGGACGTTTCAAACACTGTATTGTCTACTCTGGCTTTTAATTATCCAGTAGAAAGACTGACATGTTATGTATCTGATGATGGAGGATCCCCACTTACCTTTTATGCTCTGTTGGAAGCTTCACGTTTTGCAAAGAGTTGGGTTCCTTTTTGCCACAAGTACTCCATTCAGCAGAGATGCCCAGAAGCATACTTTTCCGAATGTTATGACAATGAAAGTGACAACTTGTCCTTTGTTACAGAATGGGAATCTGTCAAG AAAATGTACGAGGAAATGAAATATTGTATAAATAGCATTGTGGAGAGGGGCACTGTTCCAGCACAGAAATGCAAAGAGCATGAAGGCTTCAAAGAATGGAATCCGGGAATGACTTCTCGAGACCATCCCAGCATTGTTCAG GTTTTGCTAGAAAGGGGCAAAGACATTGACATAGAGGGCAATGACTTGCCCAGTCTTGTATATGTTTCCCGAGAGAAGCGACCTGGGCACCCTCATAATTTTAAGGCTGGGGCTCTCAATGTTCTG ATTAGAGTCTCTGCTCTAATGAGCAATGCTCCCTTCATTCTTACTCTGGACTGTGACATGTATGTCAACAACTGTGAAGCCCTTAGAGAAGCTATGTGCTTTTTCATGGACTCTCAAACTGGACACCAGTTTGCCTATGTCCAGTTTCCCCAAAGGTTTCATGGCATTACCAAAAACGATCTGTATGCCAGTCGTCTGAGCAGGTATTACAAT GTATTTTTTAAAGGAATGGATGGAATTGAAGGTCCATTATATGTGGGCACCGGATGCGTTCACCGCAGGGATGTCTTATGTGGAAGTGAGCGACAACAGAGCTCTTCAAATTTAATCAAAGAGCTTATTAATTCCTCAATTTTAAGCATGGAGAAAGCAGTTCCATCCAAGAGATTGGACAAAGCAAAAGAACTTGCCAAGTGCGACTATGAGCAGAACACCCAATGGGGCAAAAAG GTTGGCATGCTCTACGACTGCGTAGTGGAAGATGTTTTGACGGGGTTTTCTATACACTGCAGAGGATGGAAATCTGTTTTATGCTACCCCAAAAGAGATGCTTTTCTGGGGTGTGCTCCTGTTAATCTAAACGATACTCTGATCCAAAATAAAAGATGGGCAACGGGTCTACTGGAGATTTTTGCAAGCAAGTTTTGTCCCTTGACTTATGGGATTCGCCATACAAAAATAGCTCAGAACATGTCTTGCAGCTTTTTCTTTCTATGGGCTATGTATTCATTACCTTTAATATGTTATGGGTCAGTACCGGCCTTATCAATGCTCTCCGGCCTATCAGTATTTCCTGAG ATTTCAGATCCATGGGTTCTCCTCTTTGTATTTTTATCAGTATCTGCATACGCATACGGTGCTCTAGAATATATATGTGTGGGAGGAGGCACTTTTAAAGATTGGTGGAACGAACAGAGGATGTGGATGATAAAAGGCGTGTCCTCTTATCTTTTTGCGCTCATTCAAGTCTTCTACAAATTGTTTGGAATAACCACATTGGATTTTGAAGTAACAAGCAAAGTATTTGACAGCGAAGTAACCAAACGATACGAGCAAGAGATTTTTGAGTTTGGGGTAGCCTCGACATTGTTTATTCCTTTCTCTGTCATAGCACTGATAAATTTCATAGCCTTAATAGTTGGAATTGTGCGAGCGATGAGAGAAGGATATCCGGCCATTGCGAGTATGTTTGTGCAGGTAATCGTGTTGAGCTTCATAGTACTAAATAGCTGTCCCATATATGAGGGTATGGTGGTGAGGAAAGACAAGGGGAGAATGCCCACATCCATTACTTCATTCTCCACTCTGGCTGCAGTGATTGTGTGTTCTACAGCGTCAGCCATATCCTGGAGTTCTTCAAACATATAA